In Providencia sneebia DSM 19967, one DNA window encodes the following:
- a CDS encoding PadR family transcriptional regulator, with product MSREQQPTQEMCDGKSLSRMFNPKQLRIYILHLLADGANYGYELIKKIGQETAGFYTPSPGVIYPTLTLLEELGFIEVQNKQGRGRKCYSLTFEGKHFLLLKKDILSQVQFKLSYAQELKAGNQFAKEIELAIDKFKCLLRHKIVLQELSSTQSSRIVEIINCAVERIEQVNTALATQGNSHGEN from the coding sequence ATGAGTCGTGAACAACAGCCAACACAAGAGATGTGTGATGGTAAAAGTTTGAGCCGTATGTTTAACCCAAAACAGCTGCGTATTTATATTCTTCATTTGCTGGCTGATGGGGCAAATTATGGGTATGAATTAATCAAGAAAATAGGGCAAGAAACGGCTGGTTTTTATACGCCAAGTCCGGGTGTTATTTATCCGACACTCACTTTATTAGAAGAACTCGGTTTTATTGAGGTTCAAAATAAGCAGGGCAGAGGCCGAAAATGCTACTCACTAACCTTTGAAGGTAAACATTTTTTATTACTTAAAAAGGATATTTTATCTCAAGTTCAATTTAAGCTCAGTTATGCTCAGGAGCTTAAAGCAGGTAATCAATTTGCTAAAGAAATTGAACTTGCTATTGATAAGTTCAAATGTTTATTACGGCATAAAATTGTTTTACAAGAATTGAGTTCAACACAGTCAAGCCGGATTGTTGAAATTATTAACTGCGCTGTAGAGCGCATTGAACAAGTTAATACGGCATTGGCAACACAAGGAAATAGCCATGGCGAAAACTAA
- a CDS encoding ABC transporter permease — protein sequence MRNIQNIFNLGVKELRSLGRDNAMIALIIFAFTVSIYSSATVTSGSLHNAPIAIVDQDRSQLSSRIINSFYQPYFNTPVEITPEQIDGVLDRGTYTFVLDIPPNFQRDVLAGRHPEIQVNIDATRMSQAFLGNSYIQNITLGEVNEFLAKARSGESLPVDLEVRMQFNPNLTQSWFGSVMAIINNITMLAIILTGAALIREREHGTVEHLMVMPLTPFEIMMSKIWSMGLVVLIASSVSLILVIKLLLQVPIEGSILLFMCGVALSLFATTSIGIFMGIIARSMPQFGLLMILVLLPLIMLSGGVTARESMPQLVQDIMLTMPTTHFVSLAQAILYRGAGFQIVWPQFLILFAIGAVFFSLALVQFRKTIASMA from the coding sequence ATACGTAATATACAGAATATATTTAACTTAGGTGTTAAAGAGTTGCGTAGTTTAGGGCGTGATAATGCAATGATAGCGTTAATTATCTTTGCATTTACTGTGTCAATTTACTCATCAGCGACAGTGACTTCAGGTTCGTTACACAATGCTCCTATCGCTATTGTGGACCAAGATAGGTCGCAATTATCAAGCCGGATAATTAATAGCTTTTATCAGCCATATTTTAATACGCCGGTAGAGATAACTCCCGAGCAAATTGATGGTGTATTAGACCGCGGTACTTATACTTTCGTCTTAGATATTCCACCCAATTTTCAACGAGATGTTTTAGCGGGGCGTCATCCGGAAATTCAAGTTAATATTGATGCAACGCGAATGAGTCAAGCTTTCTTAGGTAATAGTTATATTCAGAATATTACCTTGGGTGAAGTGAATGAGTTTTTGGCAAAGGCTAGAAGTGGTGAAAGTCTCCCTGTAGATCTTGAAGTGAGAATGCAATTTAACCCCAACTTAACGCAATCTTGGTTTGGTTCGGTTATGGCTATCATTAATAATATTACGATGTTAGCGATTATTCTGACGGGAGCAGCTTTAATTCGTGAAAGAGAACACGGAACAGTGGAACATTTAATGGTGATGCCATTAACGCCATTTGAAATCATGATGTCTAAAATATGGTCTATGGGGTTAGTCGTTCTGATTGCTTCAAGTGTTTCTCTGATTTTAGTCATCAAGCTTTTGCTACAAGTCCCAATTGAAGGCTCAATACTGCTATTTATGTGTGGTGTTGCGTTAAGTCTCTTTGCTACAACATCAATTGGTATTTTTATGGGAATAATCGCGCGTTCTATGCCGCAATTTGGCTTATTAATGATTTTAGTTTTGCTACCATTAATTATGCTTTCTGGTGGTGTAACAGCAAGGGAAAGTATGCCGCAGTTGGTTCAAGACATCATGTTAACAATGCCGACAACACACTTTGTTAGTCTTGCCCAAGCTATTTTGTATAGAGGTGCTGGGTTCCAAATTGTTTGGCCACAATTCCTAATATTATTTGCTATTGGTGCCGTTTTCTTCTCACTTGCATTGGTTCAATTCCGTAAAACAATTGCAAGCATGGCATAA
- a CDS encoding HlyD family secretion protein has protein sequence MKINKRKTFFYVVIILIIAAGGFYYWSVNSSNLPAGFAQSNGRIEATEIDIATKTAGRIDTVMVREGDFVKEGQILAKMDTRALQEQLHEVQAQLRQAVSNVSTAESALVQRESEKLAAQAVVRQRESELDAAQKRLNRSRALVRTNAVSQQQVDDDTAQMQGSRAALEAAKAQVAASVAAINSAKSGVVQAKTRVDAATATERRILADLDDSVLKAPRNGRIQYRVAEPGEVLGAGGRVLNMVDLSDVYMTFFLPTEDAGKVAIGSDAHIVLDAAPNIVIPAKTTFVASVAQFTPKTVETQNERLKLMFRIRARISPELLEKHLEYVKTGLPGKAYVQLDPNAQWPAELEVRLPQ, from the coding sequence ATGAAAATAAATAAACGTAAGACCTTTTTTTATGTTGTTATTATTTTAATTATTGCTGCAGGTGGTTTTTATTATTGGAGTGTTAATTCTAGCAATTTACCCGCTGGTTTTGCACAAAGTAATGGTCGTATTGAGGCAACCGAAATAGATATAGCGACTAAAACCGCAGGACGAATAGATACGGTTATGGTGAGAGAAGGTGATTTTGTCAAGGAAGGTCAGATTCTTGCCAAAATGGATACTCGAGCATTACAAGAGCAACTCCATGAAGTGCAAGCTCAGTTACGTCAAGCCGTGAGTAATGTTTCAACCGCGGAATCCGCATTAGTCCAACGTGAGAGTGAAAAACTTGCTGCACAGGCGGTTGTTCGTCAGCGTGAATCTGAACTTGATGCCGCACAAAAAAGGCTCAATCGTTCAAGAGCATTAGTCAGAACAAATGCTGTTTCGCAACAACAAGTTGATGATGATACAGCGCAAATGCAAGGTTCTCGAGCTGCACTTGAAGCAGCAAAAGCGCAAGTTGCTGCCTCTGTTGCTGCGATTAACTCTGCAAAATCTGGTGTTGTACAAGCGAAAACAAGAGTGGATGCAGCGACCGCAACAGAAAGACGTATTCTGGCTGACTTAGATGACAGCGTATTAAAAGCCCCGCGTAATGGACGTATTCAATATCGTGTAGCAGAGCCTGGTGAAGTTTTAGGTGCGGGTGGTCGCGTATTAAATATGGTTGACTTAAGTGATGTTTACATGACCTTTTTCTTGCCAACGGAAGATGCAGGAAAAGTTGCCATCGGCAGTGATGCTCATATTGTCTTAGATGCTGCGCCAAATATTGTCATTCCAGCGAAAACGACGTTTGTCGCTAGTGTCGCGCAATTTACGCCTAAGACCGTTGAAACTCAAAATGAACGTTTGAAATTAATGTTCCGTATTCGCGCTCGTATCTCACCTGAATTACTGGAAAAACACCTTGAATATGTCAAAACAGGTTTACCGGGCAAGGCTTACGTTCAATTAGATCCAAATGCGCAATGGCCTGCTGAACTTGAAGTGAGATTACCACAATGA
- a CDS encoding SDR family NAD(P)-dependent oxidoreductase, which translates to MVNFKGQVVLITGAARGLGFAYARYIGQLGAMVLIQDIGANSLGEGTDPQVAEFAAETLRLEGLNVQAIIGNIDSREGCQKLCHDALKVAGRLDALIHNAGWVAYEDIESIKESSFDHMMDIAAKAPLWLSQAVWPTMKAAGYGRIIMTTSCRALYPQYVHKGLASYAAAKMAIVGIMNVLAYEGKNDGIIVNAISPVAKTRMWGIEEEPADLYPASVAPGVAYLASAACIEGGWILRAANGQFHATKMMEAENVNYPLNLRAIQASTIQEMVENWQYIAIPSVEPR; encoded by the coding sequence ATGGTGAATTTTAAAGGACAGGTTGTACTTATTACTGGTGCTGCCCGAGGATTGGGTTTTGCATATGCGCGCTATATCGGCCAGCTTGGTGCAATGGTTTTGATTCAGGATATTGGTGCTAATTCTTTGGGAGAAGGAACAGATCCTCAGGTTGCCGAATTTGCAGCAGAGACACTTCGATTAGAAGGATTGAATGTACAAGCTATTATAGGGAATATTGACTCACGAGAAGGGTGTCAAAAACTCTGTCACGATGCGCTCAAAGTAGCGGGTCGGTTAGATGCCTTGATCCATAATGCAGGTTGGGTTGCTTATGAGGACATTGAGTCGATAAAAGAGAGTTCTTTTGACCACATGATGGATATCGCGGCTAAGGCACCGCTTTGGCTCTCACAGGCTGTTTGGCCTACAATGAAAGCGGCTGGCTATGGCCGTATTATTATGACAACTTCTTGTCGAGCTCTCTATCCGCAGTATGTTCATAAAGGTTTAGCATCCTATGCAGCGGCTAAAATGGCTATAGTTGGGATCATGAATGTCCTAGCTTACGAAGGTAAAAACGATGGGATTATCGTTAATGCAATATCCCCCGTCGCCAAGACTCGCATGTGGGGTATAGAGGAAGAACCTGCCGATCTATATCCAGCATCAGTCGCCCCTGGTGTAGCCTATTTGGCCTCAGCAGCATGCATTGAAGGAGGATGGATACTTCGTGCTGCGAACGGGCAATTTCATGCTACCAAAATGATGGAAGCCGAAAATGTCAATTATCCACTAAATCTACGCGCTATTCAGGCATCAACCATTCAAGAAATGGTGGAAAACTGGCAATACATTGCTATTCCTAGCGTGGAACCTCGATAA
- the ahpC gene encoding alkyl hydroperoxide reductase subunit C, with translation MSLINTKIKPFKNQAFKDGKFIEVTEKDVEGKWSVFFFYPADFTFVCPTELGDIADHYAEFQKMGVEIFSVSTDTHFTHKAWHEYSDTIGKIKYAMIGDPTAELTRNFENLREAEGLADRGTFVVDPQGIIQAIEITAEGIGRDAEDLLRKIKAAQYVASHPGEVCPAKWKEGEATLSPSLDLVGKI, from the coding sequence ATGTCTTTAATTAATACTAAAATCAAACCATTTAAAAACCAAGCATTTAAAGACGGTAAATTTATTGAAGTTACCGAAAAAGATGTTGAAGGAAAATGGAGTGTATTTTTCTTCTATCCAGCAGACTTCACTTTCGTATGCCCAACTGAACTTGGTGACATTGCAGACCATTACGCAGAATTCCAAAAAATGGGTGTTGAAATTTTCTCTGTTTCAACTGATACCCACTTTACTCACAAAGCATGGCATGAATATTCAGATACCATTGGTAAAATCAAATATGCAATGATTGGTGACCCAACAGCTGAACTGACACGTAACTTTGAAAACCTGCGTGAAGCAGAAGGTTTAGCAGACCGTGGTACTTTCGTTGTTGACCCACAAGGTATCATTCAAGCAATCGAAATCACCGCTGAAGGTATTGGTCGCGACGCTGAAGACCTGCTACGTAAAATTAAAGCAGCTCAATACGTTGCAAGCCACCCAGGTGAAGTTTGCCCAGCTAAATGGAAAGAAGGTGAAGCAACTCTTTCTCCATCTTTAGACCTAGTCGGCAAAATCTAA
- the ahpF gene encoding alkyl hydroperoxide reductase subunit F, with amino-acid sequence MLDNNMQAQLKAYLERLTKPVELVANLDGSNKSNEIKELLNQIASLSDKITVRETHDSAIRTPSFLITNPGVDSGVRFAGSPLGHEFTSLVLALLQVGGHPSKEAQELLDQVKALEGEFHFETYYSLSCHNCPDVVQALNLMAVLNPNISHTAIDGALFQNEIEERNVMGVPAVFLNGKEFGQGRMTLSEIVNKVDSNADARAAKALTEREPFEVLIIGSGPAGASAAIYTARKGIRTGIIGERFGGQVMDTVDIENYISVIKTEGSIFAGALKNHVDDYSVDVIDGQSVTKLIPASVEGGLHQIETASGGIMKSRSIIIATGARWRNMGVPGEEEYRTKGVTFCPHCDGPLFKGKRVAVIGGGNSGIEAAIDLAGIVEHVTVLEFAPELKADSVLQDKARSMNNIDIIVNAQTMEVKGDGSKMTSLEYKDRTSDSMHSLEVAGAFVQIGLLPNTNWLGDTIARNRIGEIEVDARCETSMKGIFAAGDCTTVPYKQIIISAGEGAKAALSAFDYLIRTSSN; translated from the coding sequence ATGCTCGATAATAATATGCAAGCGCAATTAAAAGCTTATTTAGAAAGATTAACTAAACCCGTTGAGTTGGTTGCAAATTTAGATGGCAGCAATAAATCAAATGAAATAAAAGAGCTGCTAAATCAAATTGCATCACTTTCAGATAAAATAACTGTGCGTGAAACACATGATAGTGCGATAAGAACGCCATCATTTTTAATTACCAATCCAGGTGTTGATAGCGGCGTGCGTTTTGCTGGTTCTCCACTAGGTCACGAATTTACCTCTCTTGTCCTTGCTTTGCTACAAGTGGGTGGTCATCCATCAAAAGAAGCACAAGAGTTATTAGATCAAGTGAAAGCCCTTGAAGGGGAATTTCATTTTGAAACTTATTATTCTCTCTCATGCCATAACTGCCCAGATGTTGTACAAGCACTAAATTTAATGGCAGTGCTGAATCCAAATATCAGCCATACGGCAATAGATGGTGCATTGTTCCAAAATGAGATTGAAGAACGTAATGTTATGGGCGTCCCCGCTGTTTTCCTGAATGGAAAAGAGTTTGGTCAAGGCCGTATGACATTAAGTGAAATTGTTAATAAAGTTGATAGCAATGCTGATGCAAGAGCAGCTAAAGCACTCACTGAGCGTGAACCATTTGAAGTTCTGATTATTGGTAGTGGTCCTGCTGGTGCATCGGCTGCTATTTATACAGCGCGTAAAGGTATTCGCACAGGTATTATTGGTGAACGATTCGGTGGCCAAGTTATGGACACTGTTGATATTGAAAACTATATTTCAGTTATCAAAACAGAAGGTTCAATTTTTGCTGGGGCACTGAAAAATCATGTTGATGACTACAGTGTTGATGTCATTGATGGTCAATCTGTAACTAAATTAATCCCTGCTTCTGTAGAAGGTGGATTACACCAAATTGAAACAGCTTCCGGCGGCATAATGAAGTCACGCAGTATCATTATCGCGACAGGTGCTCGTTGGCGTAATATGGGTGTACCCGGTGAGGAAGAGTACCGCACAAAAGGTGTTACATTCTGCCCACACTGTGATGGTCCATTATTTAAAGGTAAACGTGTTGCTGTTATTGGTGGTGGTAACTCAGGTATCGAAGCTGCAATCGACCTAGCAGGTATTGTTGAACATGTCACTGTATTAGAATTCGCTCCAGAACTGAAAGCGGACTCTGTATTGCAAGACAAAGCGCGTAGCATGAATAATATTGATATTATTGTGAATGCGCAAACAATGGAAGTGAAGGGCGATGGAAGCAAGATGACTAGCCTAGAATATAAAGATCGAACTAGTGATAGTATGCATTCTTTAGAAGTTGCTGGTGCTTTCGTTCAAATTGGTCTTTTACCAAATACAAACTGGTTAGGTGATACTATTGCTCGTAACCGTATTGGTGAGATTGAAGTGGATGCACGTTGTGAAACCAGTATGAAAGGGATATTTGCGGCGGGTGACTGTACTACAGTTCCGTATAAGCAAATTATTATCTCTGCTGGCGAAGGTGCTAAAGCCGCACTTAGCGCATTTGATTACCTGATCCGTACAAGTAGCAACTAG
- a CDS encoding SMP-30/gluconolactonase/LRE family protein, translating into MNNISVAFASKAILGESPIWSPVRARLLWVDTLGASLNFFDPITSQNVEYALPSPLGFVVEKITGELIIGIGCHIELIDIKGKRQRIATAPHAHKNFRFNDAKLDSSGRLWVGLIDQDLKEGTGILYRFDPDGKWHTVDSGFTLINGISWSLDWKTLYVTDSRRGVIYGYDMDPHSGKVSNRRVVISINSKEGKPDGLIVDKHGFLLSVLFDGAAIARISPEGEIERCFQLPVHRPTSCTFADNEDYLYITSARLGLSETHLKTRPQSGSLLVLDYKRALGL; encoded by the coding sequence ATGAATAACATATCAGTGGCCTTTGCAAGTAAGGCTATATTGGGTGAATCGCCTATTTGGAGCCCCGTAAGAGCAAGGCTTTTATGGGTCGATACTCTTGGTGCTTCTCTCAATTTTTTCGATCCGATAACAAGTCAGAATGTGGAATATGCCTTACCTAGCCCTCTGGGTTTTGTGGTGGAAAAAATCACAGGTGAGCTAATTATTGGCATTGGCTGTCACATTGAACTCATTGATATAAAAGGAAAAAGACAAAGGATAGCGACTGCCCCACACGCACATAAAAATTTTCGCTTCAACGATGCCAAATTGGATTCTTCTGGTCGTTTATGGGTTGGATTGATTGACCAAGATTTAAAAGAGGGAACCGGAATTTTATATCGTTTCGATCCTGATGGTAAGTGGCATACTGTAGATTCAGGTTTCACGTTGATTAATGGAATAAGTTGGAGTCTAGATTGGAAAACTCTTTACGTAACTGATTCACGGCGCGGCGTAATTTATGGGTATGATATGGATCCCCACTCAGGAAAAGTCAGTAATAGAAGGGTTGTGATAAGTATTAATAGCAAAGAAGGTAAGCCTGACGGATTGATTGTAGACAAACATGGATTTCTTCTAAGTGTACTCTTTGACGGAGCCGCCATTGCGCGGATATCTCCAGAAGGAGAAATTGAGCGGTGTTTTCAACTTCCTGTTCATCGACCGACAAGCTGTACTTTTGCTGATAATGAAGATTATCTGTATATCACCTCAGCGAGACTTGGGCTATCGGAAACTCATTTGAAAACGAGGCCTCAATCAGGCTCACTGCTGGTGCTCGACTATAAACGAGCATTAGGGCTATAA
- a CDS encoding GNAT family N-acetyltransferase, whose amino-acid sequence MKIEIKPATIKDSALILDMIIELAEYEKARHEVKASISDIEKSLFDENSSTEALICYIDNKPAGYAVFFTSYSTWLGNNGIYLEDLYVSPDYRGAGVGKALLKYVARLAKERRCKRLEWSVLDWNQPAIDFYKSIGAQPQDEWVRYRMDEQTIAEFAN is encoded by the coding sequence ATGAAAATAGAAATTAAGCCAGCAACAATTAAAGATTCCGCCTTAATTCTTGATATGATTATAGAATTGGCTGAATATGAAAAAGCACGCCACGAAGTAAAAGCATCAATATCAGATATTGAAAAATCTTTATTTGATGAGAATTCTAGTACAGAAGCTTTAATTTGTTATATTGACAATAAACCAGCAGGCTATGCTGTTTTCTTTACAAGTTATTCTACATGGCTTGGTAACAATGGAATTTATTTAGAAGACTTGTACGTCTCACCTGATTATAGAGGTGCTGGTGTAGGAAAAGCATTACTGAAATATGTTGCAAGATTAGCTAAAGAGCGTAGATGTAAAAGGTTAGAATGGAGCGTATTAGACTGGAACCAGCCTGCGATTGATTTTTATAAAAGTATTGGTGCGCAACCGCAAGATGAGTGGGTACGTTATCGTATGGATGAACAGACTATTGCTGAATTTGCTAATTAA
- the rbbA gene encoding ribosome-associated ATPase/putative transporter RbbA, whose amino-acid sequence MTDKWMDDVIIDLKHVSQHYGDNCALDDITLAIPARKMVGLIGPDGVGKSTLISLIAGARKIQQGEVIVLGGNMADEEHRRAVCPKIAYMPQGLGKNLYHTLSVYENVDFFGRLFGQSKKEREYRIHDLLESTGLLPFKDRPAGKLSGGMKQKLGLCCALIHDPDLLILDEPTTGVDPLSRAQFWDLIDRIRERQTNMSVLVATAYMEEAERFDWLVAMDDGKVLATGHALELKSQTNCDELEEAFIALLPEEKRSGHTKVVIPPRDTSEDNIIAIEAEGLTMRFGDFVAVDHVDLKIPKGEIFGFLGSNGCGKSTTMKMLTGLLQASEGQAWLFGQEIDPKDLETRKRVGYMSQAFSLYNELTVEQNLELHAKLFHIPENEIKDRIDEMCERFELNDVRDTMPDDLPLGIRQRLSLAVAVIHRPEMLILDEPTSGVDPVARDMFWNLMVDLSRRDGVTIFISTHFMNEAERCDRISLMHAGKVLDCDTPENLTKKKGLDTLEAAFIAYLQDAIGEDDGSKDTAPEFNIDPELKKETEEALKSRFSFRRLFSYSIREGMELRRDPVRSTLALLGTVILMFIMGYGISMDVENLRFAVLDRDQTGLSQDYTLNLAGSRYFIEQPPLKDYDELETALRSGKVSVAIEIPPNFARDIARGHSVKIGVWVDGAMPKRAETVRGYVQAMHLAWLSNMAAKQPSGVAGMPVIDIQTRYRYNPDVKSLPAIVPAVIPLLLMMIPAMLSALSVVREKELGSIINLYVTPITKLEFLLGKQIPYILLGMFNFFLLCLLSVFVFGVSFKGSFLTLTLAAFLYIMIATGMGLLISCFMKSQIAAIFGTAIITLIPATQFSGIIDPVSSLEGIGRWVGMIYPTSHFLTITRGTFSKGLSLFDLQVSYIPLLITIPIVIGLSVIFLKKQES is encoded by the coding sequence ATGACCGATAAATGGATGGATGATGTGATCATAGATTTAAAACATGTCAGCCAACATTACGGTGATAATTGTGCGTTGGATGACATTACTTTAGCGATCCCCGCCAGAAAGATGGTGGGGCTTATTGGGCCAGATGGCGTTGGGAAATCAACATTAATCTCTTTAATTGCAGGAGCAAGAAAGATCCAGCAAGGAGAGGTGATTGTTCTTGGTGGCAACATGGCGGATGAAGAGCACCGCCGCGCTGTTTGTCCAAAAATTGCCTATATGCCGCAAGGGTTAGGGAAAAACTTATACCACACGCTTTCAGTATATGAAAACGTTGATTTTTTTGGCCGATTGTTTGGTCAATCTAAAAAAGAACGTGAATATCGTATTCATGATTTGTTGGAAAGTACCGGGCTTTTACCATTTAAAGATAGACCCGCAGGAAAATTATCTGGTGGGATGAAACAAAAACTGGGTCTATGTTGTGCGCTAATCCATGACCCAGATCTACTTATCTTGGATGAACCAACGACAGGGGTTGACCCATTATCGCGAGCTCAATTTTGGGATTTGATTGACCGTATTCGTGAACGTCAAACAAACATGAGCGTGTTAGTTGCGACGGCTTATATGGAAGAAGCGGAACGTTTCGATTGGCTTGTTGCAATGGATGATGGCAAGGTGCTAGCAACCGGCCATGCATTAGAACTTAAATCTCAAACAAACTGTGATGAATTAGAGGAAGCCTTTATTGCTTTGTTGCCAGAAGAAAAGCGCAGCGGGCATACGAAAGTGGTTATTCCTCCACGTGATACTTCTGAAGATAATATTATTGCCATTGAAGCCGAAGGCTTAACCATGCGATTTGGTGATTTTGTCGCGGTTGACCATGTTGACTTAAAAATTCCTAAAGGAGAAATATTTGGCTTTTTAGGCTCTAATGGGTGTGGTAAATCAACCACAATGAAGATGTTGACGGGTTTATTGCAAGCAAGTGAGGGGCAAGCATGGCTTTTTGGTCAAGAAATTGATCCAAAAGATCTCGAAACACGTAAACGTGTTGGTTATATGTCGCAGGCATTCTCCCTCTATAATGAATTAACCGTTGAACAAAACCTTGAGCTGCACGCAAAGCTATTTCATATTCCAGAAAATGAAATTAAAGACCGCATTGATGAAATGTGTGAGCGTTTTGAGCTAAATGATGTTCGCGACACCATGCCGGATGATTTACCACTCGGTATTCGCCAGCGTTTATCATTAGCCGTGGCGGTGATCCACCGTCCTGAAATGTTAATCCTTGATGAGCCAACTTCGGGTGTTGACCCGGTTGCTCGAGATATGTTTTGGAATTTAATGGTCGACCTTTCTAGGCGTGACGGTGTTACAATCTTCATTTCAACGCACTTTATGAATGAGGCCGAACGTTGTGACCGTATTTCTCTGATGCATGCGGGGAAAGTGCTCGATTGTGATACGCCAGAAAACCTAACGAAAAAGAAAGGCCTTGATACGCTAGAAGCCGCTTTTATTGCCTATCTCCAAGATGCAATAGGCGAAGATGACGGTTCTAAAGATACCGCACCTGAATTTAATATTGATCCAGAATTAAAGAAAGAAACAGAAGAAGCATTAAAAAGTCGTTTTAGCTTCCGCCGTTTATTTAGTTATAGCATTCGTGAAGGAATGGAACTGCGCCGTGACCCAGTCCGTTCGACATTAGCTTTGTTAGGAACAGTCATCCTGATGTTTATTATGGGATATGGGATCAGCATGGATGTCGAAAATTTGCGTTTTGCTGTTCTAGATCGCGACCAAACCGGATTAAGTCAAGATTACACATTAAATTTAGCGGGTTCTCGTTACTTTATCGAACAGCCACCATTGAAAGATTATGATGAACTTGAAACGGCATTACGAAGTGGTAAAGTTTCTGTGGCAATTGAAATCCCACCAAACTTTGCGCGCGATATTGCGCGCGGTCATTCCGTTAAGATTGGTGTATGGGTGGATGGTGCGATGCCAAAACGGGCGGAAACAGTCAGGGGATATGTACAAGCTATGCATCTTGCTTGGTTGAGTAACATGGCGGCAAAACAGCCTTCTGGTGTAGCCGGTATGCCTGTTATTGATATACAAACCCGTTACCGCTATAACCCAGATGTAAAAAGTTTACCTGCGATTGTTCCGGCTGTTATTCCCTTACTTTTGATGATGATACCTGCAATGTTAAGTGCATTGAGTGTGGTTCGCGAAAAAGAGCTTGGGTCTATCATTAACCTTTATGTCACCCCGATCACCAAATTAGAATTTTTGCTTGGTAAACAGATACCTTATATTTTATTGGGTATGTTTAACTTCTTTTTACTCTGCCTTTTGAGTGTATTTGTATTTGGTGTCTCCTTTAAAGGGAGTTTTTTGACGCTCACATTGGCTGCATTTCTGTATATCATGATTGCTACGGGAATGGGCTTGCTCATTTCATGTTTTATGAAAAGCCAAATAGCAGCAATATTCGGTACAGCAATTATCACACTGATCCCTGCAACGCAATTTTCTGGAATAATTGACCCAGTTTCATCACTTGAGGGAATAGGACGCTGGGTAGGGATGATATATCCAACTTCTCACTTTTTAACCATCACGCGAGGCACTTTCTCTAAAGGATTAAGCTTGTTTGATTTACAAGTCTCTTATATTCCTCTGTTGATTACGATCCCGATTGTGATAGGTCTTAGTGTCATTTTCCTGAAAAAACAGGAGTCTTAA